From Mercenaria mercenaria strain notata chromosome 17, MADL_Memer_1, whole genome shotgun sequence, the proteins below share one genomic window:
- the LOC123536352 gene encoding uncharacterized protein LOC123536352, whose protein sequence is MSERVLRLGITHLELKFKSMGNSGSTIDMNSPEGQFITSEIQSNCVVIFSKTSCSYCRATKNLCQKIGVNARVIELDRRQDGSDVQNLLGAITGASTVPRVFINGKCVGGNSEFQKLNKSGKLAELLAECGNT, encoded by the exons ATGTCAG aaAGAGTGCTCAGATTAGGTATTACGCATCTGGAGTTAAAATTCAAGAGTATGGGAAACAGCGGTTCAACTATAGATATGAACAGTCCCGAGGGACAGTTTATAACCTCAGAGATCCAGAGTAACTGTGTAGTGATATTTTCCAAGACATCCTGTTCATACTGTCGTGCTACgaaaaatttatgtcagaaaaTTGGAGTAAATGccagagttatagaacttgatCGTAGACAAGATGGTAGTGATGTACAGAATCTCCTAGGAGCCATCACTGGTGCCTCTACA GTTCCTCGGGTATTTATAAATGGGAAATGTGTTGGTGGTAACTCAGAGTTTCAGAAACTTAACAAGAGTGGAAAGTTGGCTGAACTTCTAGCAGAATGTGGAAATACGTAG